DNA from Clarias gariepinus isolate MV-2021 ecotype Netherlands chromosome 11, CGAR_prim_01v2, whole genome shotgun sequence:
TGGTTGTTGAGGCAAAATGttgaaattgtaaaaatattttatacacaattaCTGAACATGTTGTGATTATACACATAACTTTGAATCAAGTTAAAGATAATATACATGGTTAGCAACAATATTCAGGCAGGCAGGGCATTTAAACATTGCTCAAATGGTTACTAAGTATATGCCAAGAAAATATCCCCCACATCATCACAGCACCACCACCACAGGTCTAAGCCACTAATATAAAGCAGAATGGATCCCTGCTTTCATTGTGTTTACCCCAAATTCTGACCATACCATCCAAATGTTGCACCAAGATTAGTGAAGTAGGCTACAGCTATTGTACTGCTGAAACAGAGACAACATCAAAGCATCTTACCTATGAGAAAAATAACTTAGCCAGTGCACTGTGGtatgaaagtaaattttccatttcattttgAAATTAAGCATTTGGAGCGTACATAGAGAAGCACAGAATTTAAGTTGGTTGAAGTCCACTGTCAAGTTTTCCCAGTTGATGATTTGGAAGTGCCATGTCATTTGCTGATGCTGGTCCACGGTGCTTTATCAAGACCAAAATAAGTGCAGctgtctaccaggagattttagagcaaAAACCCAGACCAAGTATTTAGTGCAAAAATTACCAAGTTTTCAGAATTGTATTGTTTATCCTTTTCTAAATGAGCTGAGGAAATACTCAGTATATAAAACACGTAACGTATTTTATTATTAGCCATAAGCTGTATtcactgaaaataaaacaaacaaaataggCTTGTAACATTTTACTTCATATTATGAATGtactaaaagaaaatgtatatatttttttaagacacaTTGTGTAGTGTTagactcatttatttattttttttacctttaattaGTGGATAGGCTCGATTTTTACTCAATGTCCCCTTTTTACATTGCAAATGCCTGTGGTTTTAACAGAGAATGTTCCctttaaagaatttataaatCCAGCCTAttgtatgcatacagtatattttatcattttatatactGCATTAAAATGTCACAGTTATTTAGTTCTTTGCAGAGAGTATTTCTTTGCGCTGAATCAGATAATTCCATCTGTATCCACTACACACCTTGGTACTCTTCCTCTTACTGTTACATATTGTCCTTGTATTGCCATGTATAGTGTCCTTGTGTATAGTGctgctcttctttctttctctaatGCTGTATCCAGGTTAAAGTTGCAGTAGATACCAAAACTAGCACTGATGCCAGTCCATCTCATTAATTAAACTCCTTTGTTTTGTGCTGTTTTACAAGTATGCTTTGTATTTGAATGCAcaattaaccttaatttatcATTAAAACACAGCAATAAATGCAAATACATGCCTTCTTGGTTGCGGGTTTGAGCCTCAGCCCGGGTAAGTTATTTAGCTGCCTCGGGCAAGAAGCAGTTTAATTTGGTGCCAGCTTCAGGACAGTTTCCATAGCCCTCAGCCAGACTGTGTGTTACACCACAAGGCTGCAGATACTAGGCTAGGACATACACACAATAAACCAAAACTGAGGTGTAAGGCAAGGTCTGGCTGAGGCCTATGGAAACGGAGTTCAGCATGCCCTTATGGCCCAGAAAGGACTTTACCATCCCAAGATTACATCaacaatactgtacatcaacTAGTacattcatagaaaaataaggttttatttacataaaaaaagtcaatattacatgatttttttgtaATCATCATAAAATTGTGTGTATACTTTCAAAAAGTTATGCTTATTAGCTTTTATGAAATGCATTTTTCCCCCTGATAAAACATAGATCATCCATAAGGTGACATGAAAGCATACTATACAAATATCCTAACTTTTAAATGggcaaaacaaattattagtCTACATTATGGcctaaaattgtttttaatcttCACGGAGGTAAGCCTCAGGAACATCCTCCAAATCCTGTAAGTTAATACTTGATGCATACTCAGCCATTCTCTGAATCTCTTCGGCTTTCATTTCAGCCAAACTCTTCTGTGCCACCACTTGCAGTTTTCTCATTTCTTCTACTTTAGACTGTGCTGCCTGAATGCTGCATTTTAATGCATTGGATGCAGATTGTGCtcctgaaaacaaaaacataattagATGATTTAAATAACAACCATCAAGGACAATGTTTCCTCCACATACAAATACAGTAGTAGTAAAGGTGGCTCACAAACACTTGCCTGAATTGTAGGCGGCCTCAGCTGACAGCTCACAGATGTTAACAGCATTTAGCCAGTTTGATTCAAAACGTTTGCATTCATCAAGCCTGTCTCCAAcctgaataaagaaaaacaaaaaattattttggaatATATCTAAGTGATAAGCTACATCACAGTACAGAGGTACAGTACATCACATTCCAGGTACTTAACTCCAAAGTACAGTTTTCTAATTATCTTTGCAGAACACAAGCTGTTAAAATTAAGATAACAAAATTGACTTATTATAggtactttaattaaaaatataataataaatacctcCACTCGCTGACCAATGATCACTTGCCAAATGCTGTCTTCCTCAGCAGGGGTTAGCTTTCCAATTGAAGACAAATAACGCTTTTGAAGAGCAATGAGAGTGTGCAGAGCCTGAGAATAAAAATAGTTTGTGTTACTCACTGCACAATAATCTTATGTTATTGGATATTTACTATATGTGACCCAAACAGTATtccaataattacatttttttaatgtgaacaAACTACAAGACCACATGAAAGGTCAAGTTGGTGTTCTCAGCTGAACAATGGTTAACAAAAATTAAGACCACTGaataaactattaaaaacaagcaaaagacCTTTGTATAGAGCGTGAGGGCATCTACAAGGGCCATGGTGGTTTGGGAGAGGTACGTATTGGCGCTGTCTGTGACCAAGCAGGATGCACGTCGAATCAGAGACTCATGTGAGAGATTTTCTGCATGCTGTAaaagaaagcaacaaaaaaatatattgagaATACAACCTTGGTGTATTTAATTTACTTTGTGAGTTAAATTGTCACGTTTGCATCCACTGTTAATAACAACTTACCTGTACAAAGGGGACAGTACATAGTCCACAACCCATGCTGAAGGACACAATATTTGTCTGCTTTATTTCTGGCATTTTTAGAAGACGCTGTAAAGTAGCTTTTTTGCTGAAAATCTCACTGGATGTGGCTCTAAAAAAATATGCGTTTAAAACCCATGTTTAAACAtatcatattttaataaaaatgtacgtCACCTTAAGTTGCAttggctacaaaaaaaaaaaaaaaaacatttcttaaaacaTACTAAACAGAATGTCACGCTGTTATACTAGTTTGCCGATTAGAGTACTCAGAATACAACCGTGGCTTACAGTGCACATACGTAAACAACATACGAAGCACAATACTTCCATTTATGACATACCGATCTCTACTTTtttatgttccaaaatcagaacatttataaaaatagaCGTTTTATTTAcctgaataaatgtaaacatacagCCACTTGACGGATGGCAGCCATGTTGGCCCGCGTGAGCAGGAAGTCGGTCCGGCTGTAAAAAAGCCCTCTAGACAAACACAAGCCGCAATGCTTCCAAGCCTGCATTTCATCCGACGTTACAGATTAATCCGCTTTTGTTCAGCTGTCTGACTTTTATCGTAGTCTATGCCTGCTATCCAGACCTATATAAATTCCGCCTATGAAATTACAGTATTATGTATCCTGAGTAGCGGTAAGAAAGAGAGcctgttcttttgctgttttcaGTTGCATTAAACCATGCAATACTCGCGCATTTTATACTTGGCGTGGACCAAGCAGTTTATTGACCAGTGTACTGAAAAAGTcctatcagaaaaaaataaagttcaaGGAGAGACGTGCGATGACGCACAGACCCATACCGCGTCAGCAAAAACGCTGACCAGCTCGGTTTATAGTAAACACACAGGGCCAAAGGCTGATCAAcaagtgccaaaaaaaaaaaaaaaaagcagcacgTCAGAGCAAATGGCAGGGAACAAATAACAAAGCTACGTGCAAATAAATCAAGGGACAAGACTAAGACAGGAGAGTTATACCCTTTCTGGTCATTATAAAAATCTTTACAATTTATAAATAACCAAAATGAAATAATTCacattatatgtttttaatgttttaatatgattttaaatagCTTGTATTGTATAGTGTTATACACTTTAAAACAGTGTGACAGACAATTCTAAACCAGTATATTCTAGTGAAAAAGTAGACTTTGTTTGCCGTTGTCTTTGCATGAGAAAAATACAAAACGTCCAGCAGGGCATGGACCATGAGAAACTAAGAAAAttagtaattttattaatattaattttaatacatttctcCAAATTAAATGTGGAAAGATTCGATTACAAATGCAATTTGCAACATAACCAAATAAACGGCTAGTGTTAATTGTATTCAAGTATTAAAAATACTTATGAAGCATGCCACCTTATGGCATAAACATGCCTTGGTGCCAGAAGAACTTgttcttttgtatttattgaTTATGTGACTGCTGACAAAACTAAAAGGATGATTTCTGAATTGAACATGGCTTTATTATTTGCTCAAATCCAGTTAAAATTCCTTAGCCAGTGCTGCATAGTGCAAAAGGGACAATTACATGCAACTTTATTTAACAATTGCGAAAGTCAATACCTgtaatctgtttattgaaaatttcaCTTGCTAAAGGATAAATGCTCCAAGAACCTGCAGGAACTAAAAGAATATTAGATAACAGTCTAGATGAgcagcactaaaaaaaaacaaaaaaaaaaccagcaaCTTCAGTAATGTCTAAggattaattttgttttttaaaaaaggggaaGGGAACCCACATATAAAAGGTaatttacagtggggcaaaaaagtatttagttgcaccaattgtgcaagttctcccacttaaaaagatgagaggcctgtaattttcatcagaGGTATACTTtaactatgaaataaaaaataagaaaaaaaatcacattttaggatttttaaagaatttctttgcaaattattgtggaaaataaatattttgtcaataacaaaatttcattttaatactttgttattcccccctttgttggcaatgacagaggtcaagcGTTttttgtaagtcttcacaaggttttcttACACTGTTGCGGGTATTTTGGcacattcctccatgcagatctcctctagagcagtgatgttttggggctgtcgctagAAGATTTTCTGCTTCGTTGCCCGGGTGGTGTGTTTAGAATCATTGTCATGCTCAAAGatccagccacgtttcatcttcagtgCCCTTGCTGTTGGAAGGAAGGTTTTtcctcaaaatctcacgatacatggccccattcattctttcgcatggatcagtcgtcctggtccctttgcagaaaaacagctccAAAGCATGATGCCCCcacttcacagtaggtatggtgttctttggatgcaactcagcattctttctcctccaaacacaactTTGAGTTTGGACACAacttgagtttttaccaaaaaaattctattttggtttcatctgactaTATGACATtttcccaatcctcttctggatcattcaAATGCTCTCTAGAAAACTTTAGACGgacctggacatgtactgtcttaagcagggggacacacaCGATTAAGTCCCTGgcagcgcagtgtgttactgatggcaGCCTtcgttactttggtcccagctctctgcaggtcattcactaggtccccatCTGGGATTATTGCTCACAGTTCGCTCACAGTTATCATTTTGACTCTCTCATCcttttaagtggaagaacttgcacaaatggtggctgactaaataaattttttgccCCACTTTAAAACAGTAACTTCCTACACACTTTCTCTGATTTGGATGTAaaccatattttaaaacatacccATATGAATGTGCTTAACTTGAGTTCgttaaacttaaatttttttttttaaacaaattcataatatAAAGATAActttacttgtgataggtgggtgttagtgagcactctgacggagaagatattagcactagaggagcgcatccagactttaaagAGAGTTAGAGAGCTCGAGAGCAGCGTTATACTCGGCGGCATActtgttcagccaaagctaaggctagcccaccggagcacacctcctctacgcttcacgtgtccaacaggtttgctcttcgcagtgatgcacccgctgagaaacctataagagctctggttatatgAGACCATGTTCGATGAattaatatgctctggtcccatcccaatgagacgtggcaacatagcttacagcaggttatggtcgctaaaccactggatgtccaggtggtgccccgaaaataatgtgggcttcatagataattggtagacatttgagggcaaagctggcctgttagggcgggaaggtgctgctctaatttcctgtagtatagctcatagtctcagaagaggcctagttaatccgtgacaatccagagcccaggccagggagcagacagacaggctaaacctgctgctgcatagagtcgtcacttagggttcatcatattgagactgtgtctgttccccgagctaagcaaaatggtagaaagactcagaaagtctgttttaataatttggttactatagataccacaaacttggatcacacggaatgcgcagccggcacctctgatctgaaacAAGgagtgttaaatattaaatctctTGCAttaaaagcagttattgttaatgaaattatgaCGGACCAGAAAaatgatatactctgtttaactgaaacatggattaaacaggatgagtatgtagctctaaatgaagatAGTCCTCCAgaatacagctacatacaccagcctcggttaactggtagaggaggaggcatcGCAAATATTTGACTATTGttcaaaaacacggacacaaattaaattcatttaaagttctttatagtaacataacaagtgtagctacaaatataaAGGCAGCTCAGccatactctgaatttctttgtaaatTTGCATATTTGCTCTTAAACTTAgttgtttctgtagacaaagggttaattgctggagatttcaatattcattttgagaatccagaagaccctctgcgtAGAGCacttatgtccatactggactcagtaggagtaaatcagtgtgtagtaggacccactcataaatcaggtcacactttagatttaataatatttttcagattaagcataagaaatttattcacaattccactgtctaaagttatatcagatcactgtcttgtctcaattaaagtgtgttataCTGATAATGTACGCGCAGCACCACGCTACcgtattaaacgtacattcacaacAAATACtgtaccacacagagctttactagtaatctcccagagttaacaactttgattggattaccgtctgaccccacagaactcgatcaggcaactgaatatttagagttgaCATTCTGTCATACCATAGATattgtagctccagttaaaagaaaaattattagagataagaaactcactCCCTGGTATAACAACCACAcccgcactttaaaacagacagctcagaaattagaacgtaaatggcgttaaacaaaattgttagtatttcaaatagcatgaaaggagagcatcctgaactatagaaaagctcttagtgtagctagatcaacatatctctccatttttatagaaaaattacaaaaataattgtatatttttatttattactatagccaaattaactagaaataagaccacttcagAAGTCTCCACAACAatgtgcaatagtgaggactttatgaacttttctaataataaaattgtaaatatcaagcataaaattgaggctttaaaAACCAgacaatgcaattgatgcagatgaAAAACTGACTATgccagatcagaacctagaatactttactcccctagaagagaatgaactaatttcactcatctcttcagcaaattcatcaacctgtatattagatcctaaaccgacacattttcttaaacagatagtaccagcaataacagaacccctgttgagaataattaattcctcactcagcattgaGTATGTtccaaatcttttaaattagcagttattaaaccaattatTAAGAAACATGACCATggcccctgtcagctgtccaattacaggccaatatcaaacatCTCCTTCATCTGTAAGGTTctcgaaaagatagtagcggagcagctatgctcatatctacatagaaatagcatacatgaactgtttcaggatttaggcctcatcacagcacagaaacagcactcgttaaaaaagtaaatgatcTCCTATTGGcttctgatcagggttgtgtaactatgcttgtattactcgacctaagtgcagcttttgacaccattgatcatagttttctttttcacagattagaaaatgtagtaggaattaaggctacagccctctcctggctcagatcctacagatggagccacacCAAATAGCCGCGACCGTGTGAATGGCGTGCGAAAGgtgtgtcaagatttcacagtaaacacgcccattcaagccctattta
Protein-coding regions in this window:
- the diabloa gene encoding diablo, IAP-binding mitochondrial protein a, which codes for MQAWKHCGLCLSRGLFYSRTDFLLTRANMAAIRQVAVCLHLFRATSSEIFSKKATLQRLLKMPEIKQTNIVSFSMGCGLCTVPFVQHAENLSHESLIRRASCLVTDSANTYLSQTTMALVDALTLYTKALHTLIALQKRYLSSIGKLTPAEEDSIWQVIIGQRVEVGDRLDECKRFESNWLNAVNICELSAEAAYNSGAQSASNALKCSIQAAQSKVEEMRKLQVVAQKSLAEMKAEEIQRMAEYASSINLQDLEDVPEAYLRED